A genome region from Fervidobacterium changbaicum includes the following:
- the csm5 gene encoding type III-A CRISPR-associated RAMP protein Csm5, with protein MTADFSKRISIEPVSAVFIGSGEKIGKFETIVQGKKTHILNFDKLMEHEKFVDYFVANSDKIFNPETKDAVLLKIFEVLKIDLQEYSYTSFDTIFDKNGKPKTLQISRFIRTAGRYYIPGSSLKGALRTMIIKSNQKFEATLRNVFRSPNVKFEVEKVEQNIFGQPFYSPFKLLRITDSTFINNSHIKFKKVEVVHFVRQKTSIPQFVEVWLPDMRSNEGNKVAAEIISLFSNLSKLESLEEVRRNEKLKEALGYFRNLFSNEKVFVDRMKESAMIIINMERQKISTMSDNPVKKTLEEFYKKLLDINEKADRGFLVRIGGHTSFYSKTAFRGFLEPAEIKVLKNFGYRKITESNFPITTRIVKLSESPNDIMPLGWVKVELMD; from the coding sequence GTGACAGCAGATTTTAGTAAAAGGATATCGATTGAACCAGTTTCAGCTGTATTTATAGGTTCTGGAGAAAAGATTGGTAAGTTCGAAACTATCGTTCAAGGAAAGAAGACGCATATTCTAAATTTTGACAAACTAATGGAACACGAAAAATTCGTGGACTATTTTGTGGCCAACAGTGACAAAATTTTTAATCCAGAAACTAAAGATGCAGTTCTTTTGAAGATATTTGAAGTACTCAAGATTGACTTGCAAGAGTACAGCTATACTTCGTTTGATACAATCTTTGATAAAAACGGCAAACCGAAAACTTTGCAAATAAGTAGATTTATAAGAACAGCCGGCAGGTACTATATACCAGGCAGTTCGCTCAAAGGTGCTTTAAGGACGATGATTATTAAATCCAATCAAAAATTCGAAGCTACACTTAGAAATGTTTTCAGATCTCCAAATGTAAAATTTGAGGTTGAAAAAGTCGAACAAAATATCTTTGGGCAACCGTTCTATTCGCCATTCAAACTTCTTAGAATAACGGACAGTACTTTTATCAACAATTCACACATAAAATTCAAGAAGGTTGAAGTTGTTCACTTTGTAAGACAAAAAACAAGTATACCTCAGTTTGTCGAAGTGTGGCTTCCTGATATGAGGAGCAACGAAGGAAATAAAGTAGCTGCAGAAATAATTTCTCTATTTTCAAACTTGAGCAAATTAGAGAGTTTGGAAGAAGTTAGGAGAAATGAAAAACTTAAGGAAGCTCTTGGCTATTTCAGAAACCTTTTTTCTAACGAGAAGGTATTTGTTGATAGAATGAAAGAATCAGCTATGATTATCATAAACATGGAACGGCAGAAAATAAGCACAATGTCAGATAACCCTGTCAAGAAAACACTTGAAGAATTCTATAAAAAACTCCTCGACATTAACGAGAAAGCGGATAGGGGTTTCTTGGTCAGGATAGGCGGACACACGTCTTTCTACTCAAAAACAGCCTTTAGAGGTTTCTTAGAACCAGCTGAAATCAAAGTGTTGAAGAACTTTGGATATCGCAAAATTACGGAAAGTAATTTCCCGATAACTACCAGGATAGTTAAGTTATCTGAATCACCAAATGACATAATGCCACTTGGCTGGGTTAAAGTTGAACTTATGGATTAA
- the csm2 gene encoding type III-A CRISPR-associated protein Csm2, translating into MSVGQPNSYQNRGNNQVRNQTPEMAKYFGDVKKLIESMNEDYNTLTEKAEQIAKNLKLNSTKLRKFYNHVKKIDIAGKSDTEIERILKRELNKFVAMMVYDVGRESGNNEVLEEFAKGMRNIVESIKKKQGQEIKKSFYLFMDFFESLTAFHKYYEKYQER; encoded by the coding sequence ATGAGCGTAGGACAGCCAAACAGCTATCAGAACAGAGGTAACAACCAGGTAAGGAACCAAACCCCTGAGATGGCCAAATATTTTGGAGATGTAAAGAAACTCATAGAATCTATGAACGAAGACTACAACACCTTGACTGAAAAGGCTGAACAAATAGCAAAGAACTTGAAGCTGAATTCAACAAAATTGAGAAAGTTCTATAACCACGTCAAGAAAATTGACATTGCAGGTAAGAGCGATACGGAAATTGAAAGAATTCTCAAGAGAGAGCTTAACAAGTTCGTTGCTATGATGGTATATGACGTTGGTAGAGAATCCGGAAATAACGAAGTTCTCGAAGAATTTGCTAAAGGTATGAGGAACATTGTTGAAAGCATTAAGAAAAAACAGGGACAGGAGATTAAGAAATCTTTTTACCTTTTCATGGACTTCTTCGAATCTCTTACTGCGTTCCATAAGTACTATGAAAAGTACCAGGAAAGATGA
- the csm4 gene encoding type III-A CRISPR-associated RAMP protein Csm4 — MDYRIKIKFKGPLHIGLMDGVSEVSDIIIHAETIFGALMNAHSKLFGERETEELIKKLMTNSEKTDLRFSSAFYYIGDTYFLPRPKGEDFGLLPRLTQPKKLKKVKYVQEEIVFGSAKANVDDVHGQFLSKKKIEYQGEFNSPAIVIERPRVMINRLNSSSNLYYFSEVHFAPNCGLWFYLSVGQEIEKQILAALRLLADEGIGGDRTYGFGHFDYEIQPIELPKEGDRYLLLSPYIPSPEDYKESTSELAKEVIKSYELMYRTGYIHNSDKKAKRVIMFTEGSVFNKRVDGRILDISPEGFEEENNYKVYRYGKAFLLPFKGGSQP, encoded by the coding sequence ATGGACTATCGGATAAAAATTAAATTCAAAGGTCCACTTCATATTGGTCTTATGGACGGCGTAAGTGAAGTTTCAGATATTATAATCCATGCCGAAACAATTTTCGGTGCGTTGATGAATGCGCATTCAAAATTGTTCGGTGAGCGAGAAACGGAAGAGCTCATAAAAAAATTAATGACTAATTCTGAAAAGACTGACCTTCGTTTTTCCTCTGCTTTTTACTATATTGGAGATACTTACTTTTTGCCCAGGCCAAAAGGTGAGGACTTCGGCTTATTGCCAAGATTAACCCAACCAAAGAAATTAAAGAAAGTGAAGTATGTGCAGGAAGAAATAGTTTTTGGGAGTGCTAAGGCTAATGTAGACGACGTACACGGCCAATTTTTGAGCAAGAAGAAGATAGAATACCAAGGCGAGTTCAACAGCCCAGCGATTGTTATTGAGAGACCGAGGGTCATGATTAATCGTTTGAATTCAAGCTCAAACCTCTATTACTTTTCAGAAGTCCACTTCGCACCTAACTGCGGGCTTTGGTTCTACCTGTCCGTTGGTCAAGAAATTGAGAAACAAATACTTGCAGCGCTAAGACTTTTGGCAGACGAGGGCATTGGTGGCGACAGGACGTACGGATTTGGTCATTTCGATTACGAAATCCAACCAATTGAACTACCTAAGGAAGGTGACAGATACCTTTTGCTTTCACCATACATCCCAAGTCCTGAAGATTACAAAGAGAGCACATCCGAGCTTGCTAAGGAAGTTATAAAGTCATACGAACTAATGTATAGAACCGGTTATATACACAATAGCGATAAAAAAGCCAAACGCGTTATAATGTTCACAGAAGGCTCAGTTTTCAATAAGCGTGTGGATGGGAGGATTTTAGACATATCACCCGAAGGATTCGAAGAGGAAAATAATTACAAAGTATACAGATACGGAAAGGCATTCTTGCTCCCATTCAAAGGAGGGAGTCAGCCGTGA
- the csm3 gene encoding type III-A CRISPR-associated RAMP protein Csm3, with amino-acid sequence MGVKKFLGKYIVKADIEVITGLHIGTNKDSLEIGGLDNPVIKDPKGRPYIPGSSLKGKMRVLSEFYHGKVHEKGDVHKCADENCPVCGLFGTSVDNKSNISTFSRTRLIVRDAYLDEKSLEPYADFLETKYTEVKHENSINRVTSRANPRPQERVPAGAIFKAEFVVDEYEGDEKKFLMELFLAMKLLEDDYLGGSGSRGYGKIAFRNIQIVKREKTFYSEGKDESPVSTFGNVEEALSKLK; translated from the coding sequence ATGGGAGTAAAGAAATTTTTGGGAAAGTACATAGTCAAAGCCGATATTGAGGTTATCACTGGGTTACACATTGGTACGAACAAGGACAGTCTCGAAATAGGTGGACTTGATAACCCAGTCATTAAGGACCCAAAGGGCAGACCATACATTCCAGGCAGCAGTTTAAAGGGGAAAATGAGAGTTCTGAGCGAATTTTATCACGGAAAAGTTCACGAAAAAGGCGATGTTCACAAGTGTGCGGATGAGAACTGTCCTGTTTGCGGACTTTTCGGAACATCTGTTGATAACAAATCCAACATTAGTACGTTCTCGAGGACACGGCTCATCGTTCGCGATGCTTACCTTGATGAGAAGAGTTTAGAACCATATGCAGACTTTCTTGAAACAAAGTACACCGAAGTTAAGCATGAAAATAGTATAAATAGAGTAACATCGAGAGCTAACCCAAGACCTCAAGAAAGGGTTCCAGCAGGTGCTATATTCAAAGCGGAATTCGTAGTCGACGAATATGAAGGCGATGAAAAAAAGTTCTTAATGGAACTGTTTTTGGCAATGAAACTTTTAGAAGACGACTATCTGGGCGGTAGTGGTTCAAGGGGATATGGAAAAATTGCATTTAGAAACATTCAGATTGTCAAGCGCGAAAAGACATTTTATTCGGAGGGTAAAGATGAGAGTCCAGTAAGTACATTTGGAAACGTAGAAGAAGCGCTGTCTAAGCTCAAGTAG
- the cas10 gene encoding type III-A CRISPR-associated protein Cas10/Csm1, translating into MSGTDVFKKWRDVTYLSALFHDVGKFRQRGEMGNTLEEEIKREYSYEIKNNNSGLAHQYIGAHIYKNSSLPYRDDVSIIISKHHERLENLANEHEILAKIVSLADKLSANERMDYSQNTDLDRIKYMKSIISKVSVLGVDDKVNFYRPLSRFSLAEEVRSESELLERMVKKEYESLWKEFEPLIKDSALKELWNKEPDGVLERVYYLLKEFTSTVPSAFYYSEPDISLFSHAASTAAIAVALLIQLGEGIFEKQNDRFIFASSRLGKLEEIVRKLQDNQVSLKDDEDLFGVIKGDISGIQDFIYKTSVKNGLKKLRARSFFIAYLAEIIAKYIIRKEGLYNSNILYCGGGHFYLLVPAKTIDKLEEYQTLLDKKMYDAFGLDLSVLLAGMKINLSRLVNFDVHDDLARLIEEKKNRKFANILNVEMFVPEDFSGPRCPYCGRKMEERRYGKAGEEVEYECTFCESFVDLGYHLANSKFLVIEQIPELNRKPQDVFDVFKNFGFELSFENEPNKLSYAVEKSRNGTYDPMEAMYYVKIASYVPRKYIEKNGREVTADLETIAKQSEGVKRWAILRGDVDNLGSIFKALKSSVNLENRRAPISYVTTLSSELEMFFSVALEKYVRNNYQNCNVIYSGGDDFMILGPWNELPMLGSGIRKEFEKFTKNKNLSISMAVAIAPSRKYPVYKLGTTAGELLDEYAKAYKRNGREKDAIYFLRGCIGWEEFDKVLEIKEKLKELITKGVSRNLLHVLDTFADKDDKELKIWRLYYYIGRLMERQKEVIEDMDKLFNSILVSRNRLHPKLGLIVRWVHDETRSIEKEDELLSEVEVS; encoded by the coding sequence ATGTCAGGAACCGATGTGTTTAAGAAGTGGAGAGACGTGACTTATTTATCGGCTTTGTTCCACGATGTAGGTAAGTTCCGACAAAGGGGGGAAATGGGCAACACCTTGGAAGAAGAGATAAAGAGAGAATACAGCTATGAGATAAAGAACAACAATTCTGGTCTTGCACATCAGTATATCGGTGCACATATTTACAAGAACTCTTCTTTGCCTTATCGCGATGATGTTTCAATCATTATTAGTAAGCACCATGAAAGACTGGAAAATCTTGCGAATGAACACGAAATCCTGGCAAAAATAGTGTCTTTGGCAGATAAACTGTCTGCAAATGAACGGATGGATTACAGCCAAAACACCGACTTAGATAGGATTAAGTATATGAAATCTATAATCTCCAAAGTATCTGTGTTGGGTGTTGATGACAAAGTCAACTTTTACAGACCACTTTCGCGTTTTTCATTGGCCGAAGAGGTAAGATCAGAGAGTGAGCTTTTGGAAAGAATGGTAAAAAAGGAGTATGAATCTTTATGGAAAGAGTTCGAGCCTTTGATAAAAGATAGCGCTCTAAAAGAACTTTGGAATAAAGAACCGGACGGTGTTCTTGAAAGAGTTTATTATTTACTCAAAGAATTTACATCCACAGTTCCCTCTGCGTTTTATTACAGTGAGCCCGATATTTCCCTATTCTCCCATGCAGCTTCAACAGCTGCTATAGCTGTAGCTTTGTTGATTCAACTTGGCGAAGGAATATTTGAGAAACAAAACGATAGGTTTATATTTGCTTCGAGCAGACTTGGGAAGTTAGAGGAGATAGTCAGAAAGTTGCAGGATAATCAAGTTTCACTTAAAGACGATGAAGATCTATTTGGTGTGATAAAGGGTGATATATCTGGTATACAAGACTTCATATACAAAACTTCCGTCAAAAACGGACTTAAGAAATTAAGAGCTCGTTCGTTCTTTATAGCCTACCTTGCTGAAATAATAGCAAAATACATCATCAGAAAAGAAGGTCTCTACAACTCAAACATTCTCTACTGCGGGGGGGGACACTTTTATCTTCTTGTTCCTGCCAAGACCATTGATAAGTTGGAAGAGTACCAAACTTTACTTGACAAGAAAATGTACGACGCCTTTGGATTAGATTTGTCAGTACTTCTTGCCGGTATGAAAATCAACCTTTCAAGGCTTGTCAATTTTGACGTACATGATGATCTTGCGAGACTTATTGAAGAAAAGAAGAACAGAAAATTTGCAAACATACTGAATGTAGAAATGTTCGTTCCAGAAGATTTCTCAGGGCCAAGATGTCCGTATTGTGGACGAAAGATGGAGGAAAGAAGGTATGGCAAAGCTGGTGAAGAAGTAGAGTACGAATGTACATTTTGTGAATCTTTCGTCGATTTAGGATACCATTTGGCGAACAGCAAGTTCTTAGTGATTGAGCAAATTCCCGAGTTAAATCGCAAGCCACAGGATGTATTTGACGTATTCAAAAACTTCGGATTTGAACTTTCGTTCGAAAATGAACCAAACAAACTGTCTTACGCGGTTGAAAAGAGCAGGAACGGTACATATGACCCAATGGAAGCTATGTATTATGTAAAGATAGCTAGCTACGTTCCGAGAAAATATATCGAAAAAAATGGAAGAGAAGTTACCGCTGACCTTGAAACGATAGCTAAGCAATCGGAAGGCGTAAAACGCTGGGCAATACTTCGCGGCGATGTAGACAATCTTGGAAGTATATTTAAGGCTCTAAAAAGCAGTGTCAATTTAGAAAACAGAAGAGCACCTATATCATATGTTACAACGTTATCTTCAGAACTCGAGATGTTCTTCAGCGTTGCATTAGAGAAGTACGTTAGAAACAACTACCAAAACTGCAACGTTATATACTCTGGTGGCGACGATTTCATGATACTCGGACCGTGGAACGAGCTGCCGATGCTTGGTAGTGGTATAAGAAAAGAGTTTGAGAAGTTTACTAAGAACAAAAATCTTTCGATATCGATGGCTGTAGCAATTGCACCAAGCAGGAAATACCCAGTTTACAAGCTTGGTACAACTGCTGGAGAGTTACTCGACGAGTACGCAAAAGCTTATAAACGCAATGGTAGAGAAAAGGATGCTATTTACTTCCTAAGGGGGTGTATAGGCTGGGAAGAGTTCGACAAGGTTCTTGAAATCAAGGAAAAGTTAAAAGAGCTAATTACCAAGGGTGTGAGCAGGAACTTATTACACGTACTTGACACATTCGCAGATAAAGATGATAAAGAACTGAAAATTTGGCGGCTGTACTACTACATTGGAAGACTTATGGAGAGGCAGAAAGAAGTTATCGAGGACATGGATAAACTATTTAATTCAATCCTTGTTTCAAGAAACAGATTGCATCCAAAGTTAGGGTTGATCGTTAGATGGGTTCATGATGAAACTCGAAGTATAGAAAAGGAAGATGAATTACTAAGTGAAGTGGAGGTGTCGTAA